From Rutidosis leptorrhynchoides isolate AG116_Rl617_1_P2 chromosome 3, CSIRO_AGI_Rlap_v1, whole genome shotgun sequence, a single genomic window includes:
- the LOC139901727 gene encoding chitinase CLP-like, producing MGEQEFDRDEQIIGSENIEAKLNVCTKPTKHVSTTKMGELIVATKINDRHNVLSQYTHFNTSVIPIIKDTKTSLHKIPWFFHEQQSNEEEAYYLIDLEAPFTWKDCVVRRYEVACGLEEGCRFPLRCDHTLCKEARKYVNNPTCPSLNITSKYGCNICAVTPLNPISKSCKLSQLTTDLVTIYVTNGRNPSWFLASSFGAFGAPFVLSCAPPSLLRSFPKSVHAVASFSWSKLSFPRQAYHTNQADKFALCLPSATSTPGVTFLGDGPFYFTSFPNLDLRKFLSYTPMVRKTSKSLGYFIKINRILFVRKKVPLPLSIGSQVRLSTIKPYTALRSDIYKALIVTVSEATKTIPQVDAVKPFGLCYIASGPTTRVSYRFPDINLEMEGGAIWTLSEENLLTKVGDRVACLALVDGGSGTKNAIVIGTYQMENNFLFFDLEKQRLGFSSSLLARGTSCNKFNFTLV from the exons ATGGGAGAACAAGAATTTGACAGAGATGAACAGATTATAGGTAGTGAAAATATTGAAGCTAAACTGAATGTGTGTACTAAACCTACTAAACATGTTTCAACTACTAAAATGGGTGAACTAATTGTTGCAACTAAAATTAATGATCG TCATAACGTATTATCACAATATACACATTTCAATACCTCAGTTATACCCATAATAAAGGATACCAAAACATCTCTTCACAAAATTCCTTGGTTCTTCCATGAACAACAATCGAACGAAGAAGAAGCGTATTATCTCATCGACCTCGAGGCTCCTTTCACTTGGAAAGATTGCGTTGTGCGTCGATATGAGGTAGCTTGCGGTTTAGAAGAGGGATGCAGATTTCCCTTAAGATGCGACCACACTTTGTGCAAAGAAGCCCGAAAATATGTCAATAATCCTACATGTCCTTCACTCAATATCACATCTAAGTACGGTTGCAATATATGTGCTGTCACACCTTTAAATCCCATCTCAAAATCTTGCAAATTATCACAACTAACCACAGATTTGGTGACTATCTACGTAACCAATGGTAGAAACCCTAGTTGGTTTTTAGCTTCTTCATTCGGGGCCTTCGGGGCACCATTTGTATTATCATGTGCACCTCCCTCCTTGTTGAGATCCTTTCCCAAAAGTGTACATGCTGTTGCATCCTTTTCATGGTCTAAATTATCGTTTCCTCGTCAAGCTTATCATACAAACCAAGCAGATAAATTCGCGCTTTGTCTACCAAGCGCCACATCGACACCCGGGGTGACATTTTTAGGCGACGGGCCTTTTTACTTTACTTCCTTTCCAAATCTTGATCTTAGAAAATTTCTTTCGTATACTCCCATGGTTAGAAAGACTTCAAAATCCCTCGGATATTTCATTAAAATTAATCGAATTTTATTTGTACGAAAAAAAGTTCCTCTACCCTTATCGATCGGTAGTCAAGTGAGACTTAGTACTATTAAGCCTTATACCGCGCTTAGAAGTGATATCTATAAAGCACTTATCGTAACCGTTTCAGAAGCTACCAAAACCATTCCACAAGTAGATGCAGTTAAACCCTTTGGACTTTGTTATATAGCTAGTGGACCTACTACTCGTGTTTCGTATCGTTTTCCGGATATTAATCTTGAAATGGAAGGCGGGGCAATATGGACGCTTTCTGAAGAGAACTTGTTAACGAAAGTTGGCGATCGTGTCGCGTGTCTTGCATTAGTCGATGGTGGCTCGGGTACAAAAAATGCAATTGTGATTGGGACGTATCAGATGGAGAATAATTTCTTGTTCTTCGATCTAGAAAAGCAAAGATTGGGTTTCAGCTCTTCGTTGTTAGCTCGAGGAACATCTTGCAACAAGTTTAACTTCACCCTAGTATGA